One genomic region from Podarcis raffonei isolate rPodRaf1 chromosome 16, rPodRaf1.pri, whole genome shotgun sequence encodes:
- the CKS1B gene encoding cyclin-dependent kinases regulatory subunit 1, protein MAHNQIYYSDKYDDEEFEYRHVMLPKDIAKLVPKTHLMSESEWRNLGVQQSQGWVHYMIHEPEPHILLFRRPLPKKPEK, encoded by the exons ATGGCTCACAATCAGATCTACTATTCGGACAAGTACGACGACGAGGAGTTCGAGTACCG GCACGTGATGCTTCCAAAGGACATTGCCAAGCTGGTCCCGAAGACCCACCTCATGTCCGAGTCAGAGTGGCGGAACCTGGGGGTCCAGCAAAGCCAGGGCTGGGTTCACTACATGATCCACGAGCCAG AGCCCCACATCCTGCTTTTCCGACGGCCGCTGCCAAAGAAGCCAGAAAAATGA